Proteins co-encoded in one Maridesulfovibrio ferrireducens genomic window:
- the secG gene encoding preprotein translocase subunit SecG, producing MQTLVITVHIIACIFLIIFVLLQSGKEDMGVIFGGGSGSVFGSTGAGGVLVKITSFLAAVFLITSLSYNYLAGNKVSDDSIMLQGDGIVTPMPEVDKPVVTFEKPEAAKTEETK from the coding sequence TTGCAAACGCTAGTAATTACAGTACACATTATCGCCTGCATCTTCCTGATTATCTTTGTTCTTTTACAGAGCGGAAAGGAAGATATGGGGGTTATATTCGGTGGAGGAAGTGGCTCTGTTTTCGGTAGTACCGGAGCAGGCGGCGTTCTAGTTAAAATTACCTCTTTTCTCGCAGCGGTTTTTTTGATTACATCGCTTAGTTACAATTACCTTGCCGGTAACAAGGTTTCAGATGATTCCATAATGCTGCAAGGCGACGGAATTGTTACCCCAATGCCTGAAGTCGACAAGCCAGTGGTTACTTTTGAAAAACCAGAAGCTGCTAAGACTGAAGAAACAAAATAG